In Mytilus trossulus isolate FHL-02 unplaced genomic scaffold, PNRI_Mtr1.1.1.hap1 h1tg000128l__unscaffolded, whole genome shotgun sequence, one DNA window encodes the following:
- the LOC134700284 gene encoding uncharacterized protein LOC134700284 → MRKLAGTKWGANEKILKSVYQGNVRPYLEYGSSAWMTAAKSHHQTLDKVQNQTLRIITGAMKSTPIKSMEDITNIPPLGKRRECKAMIQATKYQCSQDHPMNTRLKQLSSGRLKRSSFTLETRALQRKHQEALPKYIEPIVFTMNNTPCEEKLGNVTIQTSVPLITTRDEQTSNVKKILTMSMLEEQYPSETWPNGDQQSEAIPTGLHCSNYKAEEEAITHAAHSIKNKIDDTSQVVFLTDALSVLQALKNDKLPQLQQALYNIKSLTTVIQWISSHCGVWGNEQANRLAKYGAEQEQEENPVCFSEMKTIIKSLFNTPQQQDSYHQLTRSEQTTIFRLRTGHNRLNQHLNKVMKVFHLLCVLVEKQSRIQHTSYSHAISTRH, encoded by the exons ATGAGGAAACTTGCGGGAACAAAATGGGGtgcaaatgaaaaaatcttgaaatctgTCTACCAAGGAAATGTACGACCATACCTTGAATACGGATCTAGCGCTTGGATGACTGCAGCCAAGTCTCACCATCAGACTTTAGACAAAGTTCAGAATCAGACACTACGTATCATCACAGGTGCTATGAAATCAACACCAATAAAAAGTATGGAGGATATAACAAACATACCCCCATTAGGAAAGCGAAGGGAGTGCAAAGCAATGATACAGGCCACCAAATATCAGTGTTCACAAGACCACCCAATGAATACCAGACTAAAACAACTCTCATCAGGCAGACTGAAAAGATCCAGCTTTACATTAGAGACAAGAGCATTGCAAAGAAAACACCAGGAAGCCCTACCAAAATATATAGAACCCATAGTTTTCACAATGAATAACACCCCTTGTGAAGAAAAACTTGGAAATGTCACCATCCAGACCTCAGTTCCGCTCATTACCACCAGAGATGAACAGACTAGTAACGTAAAGAAAATACTTACAATGAGTATGCTTGAAGAACAGTATCCTTCGGAAACTTGG CCCAATGGAGATCAACAATCAGAGGCAATACCAACAGGCCTACATTGTTCAAACTACAAAGCTGAAGAAGAAGCCATTACTCATGCTGCACAttccatcaaaaacaaaatcgatGATACATCTCAAGTAGTATTCCTGACTGATGCCCTCTCTGTTCTACAAGCTTTGAAGAACGACAAGCTGCCTCAACTCCAACAAGCTTTATACAACATCAAAAGTCTGACAACAGTTATCCAGTGGATCTCTTCACACTGCGGAGTTTGGGGTAATGAACAAGCCAACAGATTAGCAAAGTATGGTGCTGAACAAGAACAGGAAGAAAATCCAGTCTGCTTTTCAGAGATGAAGACTATCATAAAATCTCTGTTCAACACTCCACAGCAACAAGATAGTTACCACCAGCTAACAAGATCTGAACAAACCACCATCTTTAGACTGAGGACAGGACACAACAGACTCAACCAACATTTAAACAAAGTCATGAAAGTGTTCCATCTCCTATGTGTCCTTGTGGAGAAGCAGAGCAGGATACAGCACACCTCCTACAGTCATGCAATCTCCACCAGGCATTGA